From Antedon mediterranea chromosome 9, ecAntMedi1.1, whole genome shotgun sequence, a single genomic window includes:
- the LOC140059591 gene encoding uncharacterized protein isoform X1: MSQEALKFFDLLDTSQNGYITAEDVQRFDETIHRSPIFPQHIHPAIKSVCGPMSGGLCTREHFLPVLLELERRRTVENQALWDFKALDRDGCDVISIKDTLFLFKATHQEKFSMNTWNKFIENRESTKDDICFDEVRMFLCAVPDGPPCQDSIVLTECNKLESQKIEKEFENHKEFLKVQEQDEQIRSLQAREKQDYRDKFRQGARRKLQRWNHLGLEAMLFDDGMDWDDINQNYRNRVSVTEMMQAIDMKYNSLKEKLLYELIRKQTGEVLWSTMTESEHEERLLQVQLRVNEYMRQGTADKILGLDIASHTYPSKLEAVIGYSQDKHALYLEDQKQTASLLQADGRTDEEIYILFANKYAESIQGETTGGHLLVDLHKRYQHEKEYLLSVLKEGSGNQTLTSKEMITTYAHIMLQVYMAALEEAFQYSAITVGLCERPQEFKASNFDYDRDLQEMLALQRLTQRKGKKIKRLSVDWYENENKGLVNLQVDLLNEMAKKHFVEREILIFLLQNKEAQYAKASARNKNKDVRDSCLKEFRGQRENWRKGSSEYRVSKRSVHMKILQEGVGLYFENRREEVKGHNLDDLHLAAVVLADLQQQQCTEIHAMIMEMHNKDSYELQDLIKKEAKSRIEEWLDNVSMVILGSFELTAEEKELIEALEQKYDVLRDKLLVESLMNQFGEAEWNKKTEEEQQRLLMKKRLEERRLRQDGKMDELSRLIGDAGNREKNLLSLMGRNREEYEKKLKERLMNKQKREAQGLDTDDEDEEFELNENKTSGNIMKDIQLRFDDELEAMMKLLRGQHGQYMSEQERQALLLRLRREKRRAEKEDNFDEAALLLGLAERNKMSLEEKLRMDRERQLRLARERLEARKKRQNNGQEMEQEVEEKALPEKGDIVGWKESVMKEVERKHRTEHELLITVVMDEGSEELREAATQMNVNEQQTRLQELKTEADELDIYTKDDIEENRMILDESGAIKTVVRTRILEDKKQEEEVTLDYVVTTLLADLQERQDRESEKIIQRLENMNEEEMSRLRYEEITKRKHHVGHNILAVFTEYEGIGDEDELLKALDKKYDTLRDKLLLESLKKQAGEGEWAKLSEQERQKRLMKLKLEERRLRKEGKLDELQALLGDNLMTETNLKALMGENRAKQEDKLKRRLEARRKRVEQGLDPDEDDDGLSEDEDDESSVPLLDLQKRYDDERDALMARLRGMDNQFLSEKERQAELARLKREQRRAKMEENFESAALVLGLAERHQKAHAERFKNDRARQEMLAKERIAALKKRRQIGQSKAEKEITILNNGDRAAMQDSVMQILEKKHEREQEQMLILLQKEYTEEEITIASTLREEEREERLQELIGKRRGMDTSSEEHRQILEEAALLKLASRKHVLSKEKGSEVSDDEAIVTIMADLQQEQDKESETVLESLPNKELDNLVELQEKHLTEIKQQKVENVAITLTRIDKAKTTGDTEIVEALEGKYDALKDKILAEALMQQVGEAEWANLSEKERQAKLVKLKLQEKRLRQEGKYDEAAALLGDAIKSQQALELLMGDTKKAQEEKMRKRLEMRKQRISEGMSTEEADKLEKKEILEEEEELKKKKPRNILEELDNRLDDEREALLKRMREGDERLANERMRQVELAKLKRQQRMARREDQFEAAALVMGLTAQAEDADKMKEQERKRQLQLAKDRLEKRKKMLKEKVEDKGPVPMPDDADGRVAMEDAVIKEMEIKHGTERDVLIKLLQDKDTKVRKTVKAMTEEQRQKKMLDFKEQRRQWRDDGPEKENEEEQVGIFKKAVPYSMEIELVELQATNPDATDNDAEVVLLADLQQNQDEEAEYLMEDLKTKSLPVLKQLKMLQYEARSNSWNDNVAMTLLEVKAPLEVISELEVVKAVENKYDALRDKLIMDALMKQMGEAEWAKLSEKERQAKVTKMKLQQRILCKQGKYDQALALLGDDIKNQSELALLLGYTRAEHKAIMHKRLERLRQLREEREEASEAVDKEELEQIVLAEEEVEQSRKRRNVLQYLNQHFEDEKEALLALLKKKQDELEDEKERQLALSMLRRDQRLMRDEDNFTSAALIFSLGQLHEKNKEECFLRDREKQKKLARERLRAKRRKRYTGYSKAELEMKLKQEEEQNAKSDARKKMSLKDRLIALHTEVLDEMEKKQVNERDTLMELLKAVNGDNVGTERVKNMSNEEIAAEVDNLREERQVWREEASCELDNVDYFQLSPFGVGDHFANIAERQIRQNRILKEAVLLKVEDTRRHILNTKKGEETNLDETVPEILLADLQQKQLSEVTSVKNILTVNADEELLMSLKEDQRKGRREGWMDNLSNGLLGVKARGTAATITSMTIDIANQEKELKDMDNKLENEKKAALADKKKEGKNVNPKEVIAELERQHDAKKKAMQEQLMRQKELQKQRLEARRRKKDEKDYEAGAALALIQGAEEEKANREKQHSEEKDKQSNLMKERLAARKNARKQAEEQKAMEQKKLQLQTANASPISSAGSGRRMKKVEFVEPVSEVSEKRQQEIIESLKEDHRQQQEKMIREKEKQTKQIRQRLADRKNKLDNQASQLLSMGERQKTFVENAKKDELNRQKTIVQDRIQKVRYERTQTMKIKVGSAKKFQQMNEADMDRLAKEMESKFKSESKSIKAGGKAGDDQTDSNPSDERTSEASHQRLGEKERQKLIKERQAERRKKKKSVMAAPNMDELARMLDDK, translated from the exons ATGTCTCAAGAAGCATTAAAATTCTTTGATCTCCTTGACACATCCCAAAATGGTTACATCACAGCTGAAGATGTTCAACGATTTGATGAGACCATCCATCGTTCACCAATATTCCCGCAGCACATTCACCCAGCCATCAAATCCGTTTGTGGGCCAATGTCGGGAGGCTTGTGTACACGGGAACACTTCCTTCCTGTTCTACTCGAGCTGGAGCGTCGTAGGACTGTAGAAAATCAAGCATTGTGGGATTTCAAAGCTCTTGACAGAGATGGATGTGACGTCATTTCTATCAAGGATACGCTGTTTCTCTTTAAAG cTACTCACCAGGAAAAGTTTTCAATGAACACTTGGAATAAATTCATAGAGAATCGTGAATCTACCAAAGACGATATTTGTTTTGACGAGGTTCGCATGTTCCTGTGTGCTGTACCGGATGGACCACCGTGTCAGGATTCGATCGTTCTTACAGAGTGTAACAAACTTGAAAGCCAGAAGATTGAAAAAGAATTTGAGAATCACAAGGAGTTTTTGAAAGTGCAAGAACAAGATGAACAGATACGATCCCTGCAGGCACGTGAGAAGCAAGACTACAGGGACAAGTTTAGACAAGGAGCTAGGAGAAAACTTCAAAG ATGGAACCATCTGGGTCTTGAGGCGATGCTCTTTGATGATGGCATGGATTGGGATGACATCAATCAGAACTACCGCAACCGTGTGTCTGTAACGGAGATGATGCAAGCCATCGACATGAAGTATAACAGCCTGAAAGAAAAGCTTCTTTATGAGCTGATACGAAAACAAACTGGTGAGGTGCTTTGGTCTACCATGACAGAGAGCGAGCACGAGGAACGATTGCTTCAAGTTCAACTGAGAGTCAATGAGTACATGCGTCAAGGTACAGCAGACAAGATTCTAGGCCTAGATATTGCTTCACACACATACCCATCTAAATTAGAGGCTGTGATTGGCTACAGCCAGGACAAGCATGCGTTGTACTTAGAAGACCAGAAGCAGACGGCATCACTCTTGCAAGCTGATGGAAGAACAGATGAGgagatttatattttgtttgctaACAAATACGCTGAATCCATTCAAG GAGAAACAACTGGAGGTCATTTACTGGTTGATCTTCATAAGCGCTACCAGCATGAGAAGGAATACTTACTCTCGGTCCTTAAGGAAGGCAGTGGCAACCAGACATTGACATCGAAGGAGATGATCACCACATATGCACACATCATGTTGCAGGTCTACATGGCAGCATTAGAGGAAGCCTTTCAGTACAGTGCCATAACTGTTGGACTTTGTGAAAGACCACAGGAATTCAAGGCTTCAAA CTTTGACTATGATAGAGACTTACAAGAGATGCTAGCCCTTCAAAGACTCACTCAACGGAAgggcaaaaaaataaaacggctTTCAGTAGACTggtatgaaaatgaaaataaaggACTGGTCAATCTCCAAGTTGACCTCTTGAACGAGATGGCTAAAAAACACTTTGTGGAAAGAGAG ATACTTATCTTCCTTCTGCAAAATAAAGAAGCGCAGTATGCAAAAGCAAGTGCACGCAACAAAAACAAAGATGTCAGAGACTCTTGCTTAAAGGAGTTTCGTGGCCAGAGGGAGAATTGGAGGAAAGGCTCGTCAGAGTATCGAGTCTCAAAACGTTCAGTTCATATGAAGATTCTACAGGAAGGCGTTGGTCTATACTTTGAGAACAG ACGTGAAGAAGTCAAAGGTCATAACCTTGATGACCTTCACCTTGCTGCTGTAGTTCTGGCTGACCTACAACAACAGCAATGTACTGAGATCCATGCTATGATTATGGAGATGCACAACAAG GATTCATATGAGCTCCAAGACTTAATTAAGAAAGAAGCTAAGTCTCGTATTGAGGAGTGGTTGGACAATGTTTCCATGGTGATCCTCGGTAGCTTTGAGTTGACAGCTGAAGAGAAAGAACTCATCGAAGCGCTGGAGCAGAAATATGATGTTCTAAG AGATAAGTTACTGGTGGAATCCTTGATGAACCAGTTTGGTGAGGCAGAATGGAACAAGAAGACAGAGGAAGAGCAACAGAGACTTCTGATGAAGAAAAGGTTGGAAGAAAGACGATTGCGACAGGATGGAAAAATGGACGAGCTCAGTCGCCTCATTGGAGATGCTGGAAAT agAGAGAAAAATCTACTTTCCCTTATGGGAAGAAACAGAGAAGAGTATGAGAAGAAATTGAAAGAACGTCTGATGAATAAACAAAAGAGGGAAGCTCAAGGTCTGGACACAGACGATGAAGACGAGG AATTTGAATTGAATGAGAACAAGACGTCTGGTAACATTATGAAAGACATTCAACTGCGATTTGATGATGAACTAGAAGCAATGATGAAGCTGCTACGAGGCCAGCATGGCCAGTATATGAGTGAGCAGGAACGCCAGGCGTTACTTCTGAGGCTCAGGAGAGAGAAGAGAAGGGCTGAGAAGGAGGACAATTTTGATGAGGCTGCTCtattgctaggcctagctgAGAGAAATAAGATGTCACTTGAAGAAAA ATTGAGAATGGATCGCGAAAGACAGTTGAGGCTAGCACGGGAAAGGTTAGAAGCACGTAAAAAACGGCAAAATAACGGACAAGAAATGGAACAAGAAGTAGAAGAAAAAGCTCTACCAGAAAAAG gcgaTATTGTTGGATGGAAGGAATCTGTTATGAAAGAGGTGGAGAGAAAACATCGCACAGAGCATGAGTTACTCATCACTGTCGTTATGGACGAGGGCAGTGAAGAGCTACGAGAAGCTGCCACTCAAATGAATGTAAATGAGCAACAGACAAGACTACAAGAACTGAAAACAGAGGCAGACGAACTTGATATTTATACAAAAG ATGATATTGAAGAAAACCGAATGATTCTAGATGAATCTGGTGCCATAAAAACAGTTGTCCGTACCCGCATTCTAGAGGACAAAAAACAAGAAGAGGAAGTTACCCTTGACTATGTCGTAACTACGCTCTTAGCCGATCTTCAAGAGAGGCAAGATAGAGAAAGTGAGAAGATTATCCAACGTCTTGAAAACATG AATGAAGAAGAGATGTCTCGTCTTCGATATGAAGAGATAACGAAAAGGAAACACCATGTTGGGCATAACATTCTTGCGGTATTTACTGAATATGAAGGAATTGGCGATGAAGATGAACTTCTAAAG GCCTTAGATAAAAAATATGATACACTGAGAGACAAGCTGTTGTTGGAGAGCTTGAAGAAACAAGCCGGAGAGGGTGAATGGGCAAAGCTGAGTGAACAAGAAAGACAAAAACGATTGATGAAGTTGAAACTGGAAGAAAGAAGACTTAGAAAAGAAg GGAAGTTAGATGAGTTGCAGGCGTTGTTAGGAGATAACCTTATGACAGAGACCAACCTGAAAGCCTTGATGGGAGAGAACAGAGCTAAGCAGGAAGATAAGCTTAAAAGGAGACTAGAGGCTAGAAGAAAGAGGGTTGAACAAG GCCTAGATcctgatgaagatgatgatggcCTATCAGAGGATGAAGATGACGAGAGTTCAGTCCCACTTCTTGATCTCCAAAAACGCTACGACGATGAGCGTGATGCGCTGATGGCTAGACTCCGCGGTATGGACAATCAATTTTTGAGCGAGAAAGAACGACAAGCAGAACTCGCACGGCTTAAGAGAGAACAACGTAGAGCCAAAATGGAGGAGAATTTTGAGTCTGCTGCTCTTGTGCTGGGGTTGGCAGAACGTCATCAGAAGGCTCATGCTGAGAG ATTTAAGAACGACAGAGCTAGACAAGAGATGCTTGCCAAGGAACGAATTGCAGCTCTGAAGAAAAGACGCCAAATAGGTCAATCAAAAGCTGAAAAGGAAATCACCATACTGAATAATGGAGATAGAGCTGCTATGCAG gATTCCGTGATGCAGATTCTGGAAAAGAAGCATGAACGTGAACAGGAGCAGATGTTGATACTGCTTCAGAAAGAATACACAGAGGAAGAAATAACAATTGCGTCGACATTGAGGGAAGAAGAGAGGGAAGAAAGACTCCAAGAACTGATTGGAAAAAGACGAGGGATGGATACAT CATCTGAAGAACACAGGCAAATTCTTGAAGAGGCAGCGCTTTTGAAATTAGCTTCTAGAAAGCATGTTTTGTCGAAAGAAAAGGGGTCAGAGGTCAGTGATGATGAAGCAATTGTAACAATCATGGCTGACTTGCAGCAAGAACAGGACAAAGAGAGTGAAACTGTTCTGGAATCATTACCAAATAAg GAGTTGGATAATCTTGTTGAACTTCAAGAAAAACACCTGACCGAAATCAAGCAACAAAAAGTTGAGAACGTTGCCATCACGCTAACAAGGATCGATAAAGCAAAGACAACAGGTGACACTGAAATTGTTGAGGCTTTGGAGGGAAAGTATGATGCTCTTAAAGATAAGATACTCGCTGAAGCCCTAATGCAGCAAGTAGGCGAGGCAGAGTGGGCTAATTTATCCGAAAAAGAGCGTCAGGCTAAGCTGGTGAAACTTAAGCTTCAGGAAAAGCGTCTCCGGCAAGAAGGGAAGTACGACGAGGCAGCGGCATTGCTAGGGGACGCTATCAAATCACAACAGGCCTTGGAACTGTTGATGGGAGATACAAAAAAGGCGCAAGAAGAAAAGATGAGAAAGCGACTTGAGATGCGTAAACAGCGCATTTCTGAAG GTATGAGCACAGAAGAAGCAGATAAACTAGAAAAGAAAGAGATTTtagaagaagaggaagaacTGAAAAAGAAAAAGCCAAGAAATATTCTAGAGGAGTTGGACAACAGATTGGATGAT GAACGTGAAGCACTCCTAAAGAGGATGAGGGAAGGCGACGAAAGACTAGCCAACGAGAGGATGCGTCAGGTTGAGCTAGCCAAGCTGAAGCGACAACAGAGAATGGCGCGCAGAGAAGATCAGTTTGAAGCTGCTGCCTTAGTCATGGGGCTTACTGCTCAGGCCGAAGATGC AGacaaaatgaaagaacaagagCGTAAAAGACAGCTACAACTTGCGAAAGATCGTCTTGAGAAGAGGAAGAAAATGCTTAAAGAGAAAGTGGAAGATAAAGGTCCAGTACCAATGCCAGATGATGCAGATGGCAGAGTTGCCATGGAAGATGCAGTTATCAAAGAGATGGAGATTAAACATGGCACAGAGAGAGATGTTTTAATCAAG CTTCTTCAAGACAAAGATACCAAGGTACGGAAGACCGTCAAAGCAATGACAGAAGAACAAAGACAGAAGAAGATGTTGGATTTTAAAGAACAAAGACGGCAGTGGAGAGATGATGGACCAGAGAAAGAAAATGAGGAAGAACAGGTTGGCATATTCAAG aAAGCAGTTCCATACAGTATGGAAATAGAGTTAGTAGAGTTACAAGCTACCAATCCTGATGCAACAGACAATGATGCTGAAGTTGTTTTACTCGCAGATCTTCAGCAAAATCAGGATGAAGAGGCGGAGTATCTGATggaagatttaaaaacaaag TCTCTCCCCGTCTTGAAGCAGCTTAAGATGTTGCAGTATGAAGCAAGATCAAACTCCTGGAATGACAACGTAGCGATGACCTTGCTGGAGGTCAAAGCACCACTAGAGGTCATCTCAGAGCTGGAGGTTGTCAAGGCTGTTGAGAATAAGTATGATGCCCTCAGAGACAAACTCATTATGGAT GCTTTGATGAAGCAAATGGGTGAAGCGGAATGGGCTAAGCTGTCAGAGAAGGAACGTCAAGCTAAAGTAACTAAAATGAAGCTACAACAGAGGATCTTGTGTAAGCAAGGAAAATATGACCAAGCTTTAGCACTGTTGGGAGATGACATCAAAAACCAATCAG aATTGGCCCTGTTACTTGGGTACACCAGAGCTGAACATAAGGCTATTATGCACAAGAGATTAGAGAGACTACGGCAGTTAAGAGAGGAGAGGGAAGAAGCAAGCGAAGCTGTTGATAAGGAAGAACTTGAGCAAATAGTACTGGCAGAAGAGGAAGTGGAGCAGAGCAGGAAACGGAGG AATGTTTTACAATACCTCAACCAACATTTTGAAGATGAAAAAGAAGCTCTTTTAGCCTTATTAAAAAAGAAGCAAGATGAACTGGAAGATGAAAAAGAGCGCCAACTAGCGCTCTCAATGTTAAGACGAGATCAGCGTCTAATGCGTGATGAAGACAACTTCACGTCTGCCGCCCTCATATTTAGCCTTGGACAGCTTCACGAGAAAAATAAAGAAGAAtg TTTTCTACGAGATCgagaaaaacaaaagaaattagcaCGAGAAAGATTAAGAGCTAAGCGAAGAAAAAGATACACTGGATATAGCAAGGCTGAGCTAGAAATGAAGTTAAAACAAGAAGAGGAACAAAATGCTAAGTCTGATGCAAGGAAAAAAATGTCTCTTAAAGATA GACTCATTGCATTGCATACGGAGGTACTTGATGAAATGGAAAAGAAGCAAGTAAATGAAAGAGACACATTAATGGAACTCTTGAAAGCAGTTAATGGAGACAATGTTGGCACTGAACGAGTCAAGAACATGTCAAACGAG GAAATTGCGGCCGAAGTTGACAACTTACGCGAAGAGCGCCAAGTATGGCGTGAAGAAGCATCATGTGAACTAGATAACGTGGATTATTTTCAACTATCACCATTCGGTGTAGGCGACCATTTTGCTAATATAGCAGAACGGCAAATACGACAAAATAGAATACTAAAAGAAGCGGTTTTATTAAAAGTTGAag ACACAAGGCGGCATATACTTAACACAAAGAAAGGAGAAGAAACCAACTTAGACGAAACAGTTCCTGAAATCCTATTGGCTGATTTACAACAGAAGCAACTTTCAGAAGTCACTTCAGTCAAAAATATTCTTACAGTTAATGCT GATGAAGAACTTCTGATGAGTCTGAAAGAAGATCAACGTAAAGGTCGCCGTGAAGGTTGGATGGACAACTTGTCCAACGGCTTGCTAGGTGTCAAAGCTAGAGGCACCGCCGCTACCATAACGTCCATGACAATCGACATAGCCAATCAGGAGAAAGAACTCAAAGACATGGACAATAAATTAGAAAATGAGAAGAAGGCAGCGCTTGCTG ATAAGAAGAAAGAAGGTAAAAATGTGAATCCAAAAGAAGTAATTGCTGAGCTTGAAAGGCAACATGATGCTAAGAAAAAG GCAATGCAAGAACAATTAATGAGGCAGAAAGAATTACAGAAGCAACGTCTAGAAGCGCGTCGACGCAAGAAGGACGAGAAAGATTATGAAGCTGGTGCTGCCCTTGCCTTGATCCAAGGAGCTGAGGAAGAGAAAGCAAACCGAGAAAAACAACATTCGGAGgaaaaagacaaacaaagcaATCTA ATGAAAGAAAGACTAGCTGCTCGAAAGAACGCCAGAAAACAGGCAGAAGAGCAGAAGGCAATGGAACAGAAGAAATTACAACTACAAACTGCCAACGCTTCCCCAATATCGTCAGCTGGATCTGGAAGGCGTATG AAGAAAGTAGAATTTGTAGAG